From the genome of Phlebotomus papatasi isolate M1 chromosome 2, Ppap_2.1, whole genome shotgun sequence:
CTTTCCTGTAAAGAAATTGTTCCGGATAGGAACATgccttttcttcaatatatgaGAAATTGCATGTAACCCTTCTTTTCTAGGTTCTAGAATCACAAATGCAAAAATGgcctaaaatgggaaattttgatgactcacatttcgtgtgatttctcacagttaaattgattttcagatacaccaatagatgaagggttaatctcggttgatatttacgtaatattttttgcatcggaggaaaattattttccgagtggcaaaaaaatcctacactgcgtattggttcaaccactgaaagtgttatcgttatggttcgccaactcatcaggtaactctagcagcttaaaatcacaacataacctcaaagaggaaaacaaaggaaaaggaagatgaagaaaagagagctgataaatttttagggttgtcatatttggagtttttacatttcagtcgatttttcgacataaatttgcaagaaaaacagtgcttcagaaaaattagaagaaaactgttttagataccttcttttagtgaaataatggtttccgtggattcgtggaacttgaatctaataatcggtaaataatttttaattgtgagtaagagttattccaggaaaaaatgcaatgacgaaccttaataacccatcgtgcgaatcttgcctccacaggcaaggttcgcacatatcatcatacttttttcattttcctgtccaggaaaaagaaTAGATTTTACGGCAGTGAACGAGGCACGCATAGAAAGTTAAAAGACCACAGATTCTTGTGGTATAGTGCAATTGATTGTCCATTTTACTGTtcagccagaaaaaaatcttgaatattgacttccaaaaagcgtgcgaaccatccctcacttcccctaacAATCGCATACAGAATTTCTTTACAACTactaaattgcatatttttaggcatagatagatagattgtatagggagcatggtacgatctttgggctgcagacacctaggctctatttcagccccttatgtctacccaacaaaccttactccaattcttttaaaacctGGTTGAACTGCAGAAAATCCTGAGCTGTCGCTCTTTTGATATCCTCCAGCGTCAGCACTtcattcttaaattttaattctctggcttgagaatttggaacaaaaacataaaatgtgttctaCTGTTTCCAGACTCTCTCCACAGCCCCTACAAGTTGAGATAACGTCACACCTAACTTTgcaagatgtgaatttagccaGTGTCCTGTGTAAATCCCTATAATTACCCTCAAGTTCCCCCTGTTAAGATTTAACAGGAGTTGAGATCTATTTAAATCTAATTACGGATTTCGCGAAACTACAGCCTTTTACATTATTCCAAAGTGCTGTATGCTCTATTCCTGTAATAAAGTGCGTATCattaccataaggtcactttgcagaactcaaaattttttcgaACCATATGAGCGCAAAACCTTTATTTTGGATCCGAGCTCAGAATATTAAAATCTTGGCGTGACCACTTAACCTCTTGAACTCCTGACTTCAATCCAATTGAGAATATTTAGAGGATTCTTGTTTGCCATATTTTCTCCGATATTTGCCAATACATTTacgttttgcataaaaattatctcgaataataacattacaaaagaatttattgataTTATCGTAGTTTTACGATCAAAAacgtataaaattgatattttctcaattcaaatttaagaaaaatgtttcactgtcaaaaaattatcataaatggGATCCAATCaaagtattttgtggaaaaaaaattaaataaaaaaatatatatatagaagaaaatgtgaTAATTGGTCAGTGACCTTATGGTTTTGATACActggaaaaccataaaaatcagcatttcttcaatggaaataTGGGAGAGCCGTTgcagtgtgaaaaaattacaataatctattatcaattaattcaattcaaagtattttgcagaaaaaatttaaataaaacgaatacagaaaaaaattttaagttctgCAAAGTGACCTTATGATAATGATACGCACTTTATATTGGAAGTAATCTTTCCGTAATTCTTTTTCAACTCCGAAGACTGGTTGAAGGCCTATAGAGCCTATCCTTTAGGGAtagttttttatcataaatatccGTAGTTTATATCATTCATATGCAAGATCATTATTTTTCCACACTATCAAATTATAACTATTTGATATCGTTAGACCAATCCTTATAGTGTAAAAAAAGCCATATGAATCCTTTATCATGTTCAATTCAAGATTAAATGCACTTTTAATCCGAATTTCAGATAGAAATTACCATCAATAGAATTGTACTAAAGTCAATTATCACTTTCTAAAGGATTCATCCTTCAAATCAATATATTTCAGGATATATTtgagaaattcatttttatatgaGAATTCATCCAGTGAGTGACTGACCTGCGTCATTGGGTGAggaagaaaatcaagaaaaatgcAATTCTGCATATCAGGCATATGTATATTCAAAGGGACTAAACAATTTATTGTAAACGACAATGCTCAATAGTGGGAGACcacaattttgtataaaaatccatcatttttgTAAATGAATTTAGATATCGCATTACCAGGGAACTAAGCGTTTCTTTTCGGCATTTAATTGTCTTTGTCTCTTCTGCTATTTCTCAGGACCACTTTGGCCAAGTCCAGCGGCACTCCAGTGCCTTCCACTTCTGCGGCCAAAGAGTCTGGCTTTGTCTTTAGCGGCATCTAAAGTGCCTTTCTCTCAGCAGCCAGACACTCGGCTCCGTTGCCTGGACTTAGCGGCTTTACATAAAGCCTAAGGACCTAAAGTGGCACCAACTTCTGGCTTTGTTCGTCGGCATTAGGATTGCCTACTTTCAGCAGCCAGAAGAGGCTCCGCTCTCTACCACTGCGGCTTTAAATTTTAACTGAAAAAAAGCTTCTTAGCTTTGCAAAAATCGCACGAGTTTACttatccatgaatttttattcgGCACGAGACTTACAACACGTTGatgattttttcttttgattattCTCCTTAACAGAGGCCTTTACAAATTTTTCCATTGCAAAATCCAATTGTATGGCTTTTCTTTTCCACCAAATTATCGCCTTGTCTAATTTTAGCAAGTTTCGTGCTCTTTTCATTAACACAATTCTTTTCCTCGTGAATCAGAGTGATCGATAATTTCAGCTGATGCCTCGATTATACAGAAAAACAGacgaatttgttttaaaattactcttccttttaatacaattttaacACTGCCTGTACATAATACTTTTTGCGAACATTTACATTTTAACAAATTAACAGTCTTTAAGAAAACATTACACACTAATTTCAAACGTAAAAACAAATTATGCTAAAAAAGGGGGAAGTGGGGAGTTTTTGAGGAGGGAATTTGATGTTCTAGAGAAGACCACTGAGGGCTTCTGAGAGTGGTATATTATTGGATGTCTCTAGGTTCTCAATAGCTGGGATCACGTTGCTGACCACGGGGATTTTTGTGAGATCGTCTTCATCCAGGTATGTGTTGAGCTCATCGAAAGTCACATTTTGCGTGTTGACAACGAACATTGATGATTCACTCTTTGTGATGTTGACGATGGTGCCGGTGATTGGGAGGGTTTCGAGGATATCCTCTGGATGATCCACGTCAATAGCTCCCACATTCACTGGAGCAATTCCCGTGAGAACCTGACCACTGACGTTAGTTTGGATGGGCAGAGGAATCTCACCGAGATCAATGTGTGTGTCATTCTTGTGGGCATTGAAGAAGGTCAAATCCACACGTTCATTGCTGCAAAAAGAGATTTTTATGTTAGTTTAAGTTAACTTTCAAGTGCGATCGCGTGCGATCTTCAGGTGATCTTGGCATGATCTTGACGGAGATCGCGGATGTTTTGGATACTTACATCAGTTCGGTCTCATTGGTTGCGGTATTTGTCTCATTTTCAGGTACATCAGTAAGGATTCCAATTTCATAGACTACAGCTCTGATCACATAGAGATCCTTGATCGTGCCATTTTCCGTTGTATTCTGCTCAGCCACCAACTCGGACAGTGCTAGTTCGGATTGAGGAATAGGTTCACTGTTGCCAATGGTCTCCTCGGCGGGAATAGCTAGTGATCCTCCCGTGAGATCAATCACAGGCAATCCACTGATAATGCACAAACACCCACAGATGATCGTACAGAAAATTGCAACTTTGCTAATGATCTCCATGATCGTGAATCAAGTGAATTTATTTGGCTCGAAAAGCGTATCTGTTGGGATATTGACTATTGTCTTGCCGTTCGATCTCTGACTATTTATGAGACTCAGCCACACCATTTTATACCCAAAGTCATTCAGCATGGGGTGTCTAATTAATTTTTGGCGTCAACCGATCACCAAGAAGTTGATCCACACTCCTGGAGAGTGAGCGAGAAATTACATGAATCAGCGTCATGGTGAAAAAAGTGTGGCGATCGCACTGGAGCTGGTTAAATTGTGTGAATAGATTGTGTCGTCAGTTGATGATCAACATTTTCACACACGAAAGACATTGGTAAATATTGTCAAATGTCCCACAGGCATAGCAATTTCCCCCTAAATCACTCTATTTTCATCTTAAGTCAATTGATGAAATAAATAGTGAGGCATTTTTAGCAAATGTACGCGATCGAGAGGGGTTAGCATATATCACATCAACAATTAACACGATCTTCTTGATCAAACATCCTCGATCATCTCATTCATATACTTTGATCTGCTGGgctcttttctctctctctaaaTCCACAAAACTTTTCTCCAAAAATACGCACGATCCCAGGAAAAAATGATCACATGAAGTGCTGCACTTTTCTCTTAAAAAATCCATACGATCACGTGAAGAAGATcactgaaaaaaagaaattaatcacaaaaagaacaattaaaaatataatgatCGTGATAAAAATTGATTGTTACAAAAGATCAACCCAGAGATCGCTCTGATCTAGCTGTAGGAAGTACCTCCATCAACTCCAGATCACTTCTGAAAGTGATCTTCGGAAGCGATTACACCATGAAGATAATGCCTTCCTCAAAATTTCCATTCTACCCCTCTCCTTTTTCTATGCCATACTTTTTTATTGAGATTTTGCCATACCACAACGtcagcaaataaataaaatttccaaaaaaaaaaaatctttttgtcaACCCTTTTAACAAATAATTCACCAAAAAAAACGTGATCATGATCGGTGACATCGCGATATATGTGCTAAAAAACGAcatttttctcagtggaaaaatttctcatttgcACCCCGGGAGTATAAATATAGGTATTGAATGGAAAAATTACAAACGACAATTTACGCAAAGATCAATTAGAAcgatcagtttttttttgtgtgaagaagttcaacacaaaaaaaattgtcaattgcCACTGAAACAGACTCATGGTGTGTTCATGGAATAGAAAATTGCGATGTCGAGAAATACAATTCACGTCATTTTACATAAACTTGACtggatttcaaaaaaaaaattaatttcataagtTAGGTCCATAAGATTGTGATAATTGGTGAAAATTTCTCAGAGCTACACTCCAGGGTAGCACCGTCACTAACTCAGGTGACAAATGAGGTAGAACGTGCTTCTGAGTTGTTctttgatgtagaaatgttGATTAGGATAATACGTTTATagtccaataaaaaataattaaattagcaCAATATTAGGTTATTATTAAATGCttaaaataaaaggaattcATTCCTAAAAAagaattcttttaatatttaaaagtgTGAcgcaatttaaaatgttttttttaagtattattttttaaagagaaattagcaaataaaaatatttttgatcaattaaGTAATTAATGCACACAATTtgggaaattaaaaatatatacaaaagaaaaaggatttgttttctattttgtaaaatttgttttaactGTGTTATATTTGATTATATTCCAATATTTAAACGTCGTGACTACGATCTTGTATCCCCTTTAAAATTGCAAGAAATaaatgagaattaaaaaaataaaatttgatcaataaattttgatcagtaaaaacacaaataattggtttaatgcccaacgcacaataatttttgtttgtaaacatgttttcaaattttcttatgAGAATGAAAGAGAAAACTAGATgtggatctcactcactcttactgaaatgtcaaaaacatgtttactaaacaaaagttattgtgcattgggcctaatttataataaattaaaatctaagATGTCTTCAAGTAAAAAACATACCACTGTATTTTcattttgctaaaatattcaaaaaaaattctttgctTCAGGATGTCAAGTATACGAGTTTAACtcttttattaacaaaaagtaTTTGGATTTCTAACTATTTATGAAATAcaaaaagatttattaaaatCTGGTCCCAATGGgtgagtttttaaaatttttaaattgcaaatttcagaaaatagaattttaatgttGTATATATACTTTTAACTTCTCAAGagtttaaataatatatatatataatgaaAAAGAATTTGGAAAAAAGCTTAGATGCTtgaaccctttaaggaccaATGGCTCAGCGGTGACTctaaaacaacttttttttaacttctaaatgagccagaaaaatggtttttggaTCTTAGGTGACCCACTAGTCCTTGAAAAGTTACACAGAGTGCT
Proteins encoded in this window:
- the LOC129804813 gene encoding uncharacterized protein LOC129804813, with protein sequence MEIISKVAIFCTIICGCLCIISGLPVIDLTGGSLAIPAEETIGNSEPIPQSELALSELVAEQNTTENGTIKDLYVIRAVVYEIGILTDVPENETNTATNETELINERVDLTFFNAHKNDTHIDLGEIPLPIQTNVSGQVLTGIAPVNVGAIDVDHPEDILETLPITGTIVNITKSESSMFVVNTQNVTFDELNTYLDEDDLTKIPVVSNVIPAIENLETSNNIPLSEALSGLL